The Shinella zoogloeoides genome contains the following window.
GCCTCGCGCGATTTCGACCTGTCGGTCGGCTCCACCGTCGCCTTTTCCGGCATGGTCGCGGTCATGGCCTCGAACGCCTCCGGCTCGATCCTCGTCGGCCTCCTGGCCGCGCTCCTGTGCGGCGGGGCCGTCGGCCTCGTCAACGGCGTGGTGATCGCCCGCTTCCGCATCAACGCGCTGATCACGACGCTCGCCACCATGCAGATCGTGCGCGGTTTCGCGCTGATCGCCTCGGACGGCCGCGCCGTCGGCATCAACGATCCGGGCTTCTACCAGCTCGCCCTGTCGAAGTTCCTCGGCATCCCGACGCCGATCTGGGTCATGGCCTTCTTCTTCGTCCTCTTCGGCTTCGTGCTGAACCGCACGGTCTTCGGCAAGAACACGCTGGCGATCGGCGGCAATCCGGAAGCCTCGCGCCTCGCCGGCGTCAACGTCGCCAGCATGCGCATCTGGATCTTCACGCTGCAGGGCCTCGTCTGCGCCGTCGCCGGCGTGCTCCTCGCCTCGCGCATCACCTCCGGCCAGCCGAATGCCGCAACGGGCCTCGAGCTTTCCGTCATCTCGGCCTGCGTGCTCGGCGGCGTGTCGCTCGCCGGCGGGCGGGCGGCGATGACGGGCGTCATCGTCGGCGTGCTCATCATGGGCATCGCCGAGAACGTGATGAACCTCCTCAACATCCAGGCCTTCTACCAATATGTCGTGCGCGGCCTGATCCTGCTGCTCGCCGTGCTGCTCGATAACCTGCGCTCGGCCGCCGCCGGCCGGCGCGCCTGAAACCGTGGCCGGGGACGTCATCCGCCTCGAAGCGGACGGGCTTGCGGTCGAGGCAAGCCCGCTCGGCGGAGCGATCCTCTCCGCCTACTGGCACGGCATTCCCGTCCTCGCGCCCACCCCGTCGCCCGGCCTCGCCTCGACGATGCTGGGCGCAGAAGCCTGCTTCCCGCTCGTTCCCTTCGGCAACCGCATCGAAAACAACGGCTTCCGTTTCGAGGCCCGCGACCATGTCCTGCTGCCGAACACGGCCGACCCGCTCGTCCTGCACGGCGACGGCTGGCTCCGCCGCTGGACCCTTGCGGAACGGACGCCGCACCG
Protein-coding sequences here:
- the araH gene encoding L-arabinose ABC transporter permease AraH; protein product: MTSLKKLLLGEQGLVVIFAVAFAIVALTVPNFLTERNMLGLLQSVVTIGIVACTMMFCLASRDFDLSVGSTVAFSGMVAVMASNASGSILVGLLAALLCGGAVGLVNGVVIARFRINALITTLATMQIVRGFALIASDGRAVGINDPGFYQLALSKFLGIPTPIWVMAFFFVLFGFVLNRTVFGKNTLAIGGNPEASRLAGVNVASMRIWIFTLQGLVCAVAGVLLASRITSGQPNAATGLELSVISACVLGGVSLAGGRAAMTGVIVGVLIMGIAENVMNLLNIQAFYQYVVRGLILLLAVLLDNLRSAAAGRRA